In Bradyrhizobium sp. G127, one genomic interval encodes:
- a CDS encoding TIGR00645 family protein — protein sequence MTSEPSEHPPAASDYRANPTLKRGEHLLEAVLFNSRWLMAPFYLGLVVSLAVLLYKFVLLLIEFVLHAASAKESDIILGVLSLIDVSLTGNLILIVVFSGYENFVSRIDPRGHPDWPEWMTKVDFAGLKQKLLASIVAISAIQVLKAFMNIDATFDAQKLGWLAGIHLVFVVSTLLIVWSDRLGDHGAAGKPGH from the coding sequence AGCGAGCCATCTGAGCACCCGCCTGCCGCTTCGGACTATCGGGCCAATCCGACATTGAAGCGCGGCGAGCATCTGCTCGAAGCCGTGCTGTTCAACAGCCGCTGGCTGATGGCGCCGTTCTATCTGGGCCTCGTCGTCAGCCTCGCGGTGCTCCTCTATAAATTCGTCCTGCTGCTGATCGAGTTTGTCCTTCACGCAGCGTCGGCGAAGGAATCCGACATCATCCTTGGCGTGCTGTCGCTGATCGATGTGTCGCTGACCGGCAATCTCATCCTGATCGTGGTGTTCTCGGGCTACGAGAACTTCGTTTCACGGATCGATCCGCGCGGCCATCCGGACTGGCCGGAATGGATGACCAAGGTCGATTTCGCCGGACTGAAGCAGAAACTGCTGGCCTCGATCGTCGCGATCTCGGCGATCCAGGTTCTCAAAGCCTTCATGAACATCGACGCCACGTTCGACGCGCAGAAGCTCGGCTGGCTCGCCGGCATCCATCTCGTGTTCGTGGTCTCGACACTGTTGATCGTGTGGTCGGACCGGCTCGGCGATCACGGTGCAGCCGGCAAGCCGGGGCACTAG